The Micromonospora sp. M71_S20 genome has a window encoding:
- a CDS encoding ABC transporter substrate-binding protein produces MRRPRLRRTAAAFVAVVAAAALTACGDSGSGTDGGSGALDAPGAEVLEKATDKTTIEFWHAMKGANATAVDKLVADFNAQSGGKVEVKAVFQGSYDETIAKYKASVQQKSTPALVQIYDIGSRFMVDSKQVVPMHKFIEKDGFNAGDIEPNIASYYSVDGKLWSMPFNSSTPLLYINKEAFERAGLDPTKPPKDLTEIGELAKKLTVKDASGKTVQYGFNAAIYGWLVEQLLATDGKEYCDKGNGRSGLATKVQFDQETAVRVAQWWTDLVKGGYATNTGRKTDDAQAAFKSGTVAMHLESTSVLRGYVDAAKGKFTVLTAPYPKVSASSTGGPIIGGASLWINGVGHTDKEKRAAWEFVKFASGPVEQAKWHTSTGYVPINAKALDEQIDKDWMAKFPQFRTAVDQLHALPPSVASAGCLLGVMPQARKASEDGLEAAIVGSKPADQAMKDAAASVQGAIDSYNKSVS; encoded by the coding sequence ATGAGAAGACCTCGGCTCCGCCGTACGGCGGCGGCGTTCGTCGCCGTCGTGGCCGCCGCCGCGCTCACGGCCTGCGGCGACTCCGGGTCCGGCACCGACGGCGGCAGCGGCGCGCTCGACGCGCCCGGCGCCGAGGTGCTGGAGAAGGCCACGGACAAGACCACGATCGAGTTCTGGCACGCGATGAAGGGGGCCAACGCCACCGCCGTCGACAAGCTCGTGGCGGACTTCAACGCCCAGAGCGGTGGCAAGGTCGAGGTCAAGGCGGTCTTCCAGGGAAGCTACGACGAGACGATCGCGAAGTACAAGGCGTCGGTGCAGCAGAAGAGCACGCCGGCCCTGGTGCAGATCTACGACATCGGCAGCCGCTTCATGGTCGACTCGAAGCAGGTCGTGCCGATGCACAAGTTCATCGAGAAGGACGGCTTCAACGCCGGCGACATCGAGCCGAACATCGCCAGCTACTACTCGGTCGACGGCAAGCTCTGGTCGATGCCGTTCAACTCCTCGACGCCCCTGCTCTACATCAACAAGGAGGCGTTCGAGCGGGCCGGCCTCGACCCGACGAAGCCGCCGAAGGACCTCACCGAGATCGGCGAGCTGGCGAAGAAGCTCACGGTCAAGGACGCCAGCGGCAAGACCGTCCAGTACGGCTTCAACGCCGCCATCTACGGCTGGCTGGTGGAGCAGCTGCTCGCCACCGACGGCAAGGAGTACTGCGACAAGGGCAACGGGCGCAGCGGCCTGGCCACCAAGGTGCAGTTCGACCAGGAGACGGCCGTGCGGGTCGCGCAGTGGTGGACGGACCTGGTGAAGGGCGGCTACGCGACGAACACCGGCCGCAAGACCGACGACGCCCAGGCCGCGTTCAAGTCGGGCACGGTCGCCATGCACCTGGAGTCCACCAGCGTGCTGCGCGGCTACGTCGACGCCGCGAAGGGCAAGTTCACCGTGCTCACCGCCCCGTACCCGAAGGTGAGCGCCTCCTCCACGGGCGGACCGATCATCGGTGGCGCCTCGCTGTGGATCAACGGCGTCGGCCACACCGACAAGGAGAAGCGGGCCGCCTGGGAGTTCGTGAAGTTCGCCTCCGGCCCGGTCGAGCAGGCCAAGTGGCACACCAGCACCGGGTACGTGCCGATCAACGCCAAGGCGCTCGACGAGCAGATCGACAAGGACTGGATGGCGAAGTTCCCCCAGTTCCGCACCGCCGTCGACCAGCTGCACGCGCTGCCGCCGTCGGTCGCGTCGGCCGGCTGCCTGCTGGGCGTGATGCCGCAGGCCCGCA
- a CDS encoding carbohydrate ABC transporter permease, translating to MKKLNLGRVAVYVVLGLAAIPVLFPVYYGFVGAVMGPGDLATYPPALVPSALHWQNITDVFRSVPLGRFYANSAVQAGVITVAQVVTSIFAAYAFAFLRLPAKAATFSLFLATLMVPWEAIIIPNYLAISDWGLTRGGLTYLGLVLPFLASAFGTFLLRQAFLQFPTELRDAAVIDGCGHWRLLWRVIVPLSKPSIAAVGVYVFLSAWNQYFWPLILIRDTEFQTLQIGISQLNDAEAAQPGLVLAGVALSLLPTLAVVIFGQRYIVRGLTAGALR from the coding sequence ATGAAAAAGCTCAACCTCGGGCGGGTCGCCGTCTACGTCGTGCTCGGCCTGGCGGCGATCCCCGTGCTGTTCCCGGTCTACTACGGCTTCGTGGGCGCCGTGATGGGCCCCGGTGACCTGGCGACCTATCCGCCCGCGCTGGTGCCGAGCGCGCTGCACTGGCAGAACATCACCGACGTGTTCCGCTCGGTGCCGCTCGGCCGCTTCTACGCGAACTCCGCCGTGCAGGCCGGGGTCATCACGGTGGCGCAGGTGGTCACCAGCATCTTCGCCGCGTACGCCTTCGCGTTCCTCCGCCTGCCGGCGAAGGCGGCGACGTTCAGCCTGTTCCTCGCCACCCTCATGGTGCCGTGGGAAGCGATCATCATCCCCAACTACCTGGCCATCTCCGACTGGGGCCTGACGCGGGGCGGGCTGACGTACCTCGGCCTGGTGCTGCCCTTCCTCGCCTCGGCGTTCGGCACGTTCCTGCTGCGGCAGGCGTTCCTGCAGTTCCCGACCGAGCTGCGCGACGCCGCGGTGATCGACGGGTGCGGCCACTGGCGCCTGCTGTGGCGGGTCATCGTGCCGCTGTCCAAGCCCTCCATCGCGGCGGTCGGGGTCTACGTCTTCCTCTCGGCGTGGAACCAGTACTTCTGGCCGCTGATCCTGATCCGCGACACCGAGTTCCAGACGCTGCAGATCGGCATCTCCCAGCTCAACGACGCCGAGGCGGCGCAGCCGGGTCTCGTCCTCGCCGGCGTCGCGTTGTCGCTGCTACCCACGCTGGCCGTCGTGATCTTCGGCCAGCGCTACATCGTCCGCGGGCTGACCGCCGGGGCGCTGCGTTGA
- a CDS encoding carbohydrate ABC transporter permease, whose protein sequence is MPPPSTVGAPPGDRSLTTESTPSTARQVRRARFSESGLAWLMLLPSVGVFALFVFWPLGRTLYLSVHGNDIFGAASEYVGAAHYRDMLSGEFGKVLATTALFTLFSVVPAVLGALFVVLLLEARIRGVRALRTAFALPFAFSVATASVIFAVIYNPAIGVANGLLGSLGFDRVNWLTDPSIALPAVCAATVWMNFGYNILVLSAGVSAISPEVVEAARLDGATGWRLATRITVPLLSPQLFFLVVVSTIHALQSFGQIHILTKGGPDQATTTLVYSIYEKAFAFGSSDFGAASAQAVVLLVIMLGCTAVQFGVLERRVHYR, encoded by the coding sequence GTGCCTCCCCCTTCCACCGTCGGCGCGCCACCGGGCGACCGCTCCCTGACCACCGAATCCACGCCCTCCACCGCCCGACAGGTGCGGCGCGCACGCTTCAGCGAGTCCGGTCTCGCGTGGCTGATGCTGCTGCCCTCGGTGGGGGTCTTCGCCCTGTTCGTGTTCTGGCCGCTCGGGCGGACGCTGTACCTGTCGGTGCACGGCAACGACATCTTCGGCGCCGCGTCGGAGTACGTCGGCGCGGCGCACTACCGGGACATGCTGTCCGGGGAGTTCGGCAAGGTGCTGGCCACGACGGCGCTGTTCACGCTCTTCTCGGTGGTGCCGGCCGTGCTGGGCGCGCTCTTCGTGGTGCTGCTGCTGGAGGCGCGCATCCGCGGCGTACGGGCGCTGCGCACCGCGTTCGCCCTGCCGTTCGCGTTCTCGGTGGCGACCGCGTCGGTCATCTTCGCCGTCATCTACAACCCGGCGATCGGGGTGGCGAACGGACTGCTCGGCTCCCTCGGCTTCGACCGGGTCAACTGGCTCACCGACCCGTCGATCGCGCTGCCCGCCGTCTGCGCCGCGACGGTGTGGATGAACTTCGGCTACAACATCCTCGTGCTCTCCGCCGGGGTCTCGGCGATCTCGCCCGAGGTGGTTGAGGCGGCGCGGCTGGACGGCGCGACCGGCTGGCGGCTGGCGACGCGGATCACCGTGCCGCTGCTCTCCCCGCAACTGTTCTTCCTCGTCGTGGTCTCCACGATCCACGCCCTGCAGAGCTTCGGGCAGATCCACATCCTGACCAAGGGCGGGCCGGACCAGGCCACCACGACGCTGGTCTACTCGATCTACGAGAAGGCGTTCGCCTTCGGCTCCTCCGACTTCGGCGCGGCCAGCGCGCAGGCCGTCGTGCTGCTGGTCATCATGCTCGGCTGCACGGCCGTCCAATTCGGCGTCCTCGAACGGCGGGTCCACTACCGATGA
- a CDS encoding toxin glutamine deamidase domain-containing protein, translating into MSVLPSPIPHPLDYSPWQLPGWVYEALDWVIGVEWPEGNERAVWELADQWYAVAAALAGPRADAVAAAGEVRSGYGGVGAVAAAFDTAWRRVAEGDEAPLPVLLAVSTELGRLVEECGCDIEGAKLEVWIELGILVIELLSLAVATVLTAGAASPAAGAAITATRLIVQQIFKRLMAQLARKSLRQGLKEAGERAAKEVTKGGVRGFSRRAALSGVSEAAEESGINLATQAYQNSTGRRHGLDVTELGTTALGGMAGGAVAPLAGLGRHATGRGARIGEHFGREMAGEVMADQAASLATGQGLTSVEDAARAAASGVRGSATAQADAALQARLNGQMSALAGMPSISVDSGAPTQPSTPIAGSMPGVEASRHALSTPDAETPRSVPAVGVDTPVEARAATATPTSSDAGAPESDSRIPEQRVASSSTPSQVSDSVSAAHAVSPAVEGVPAEARTAPPPPPGVDPGNRSVFPASQAEAPRAPLDPTLSSVAPAAPSTVAHAPSVVPGPVNESVPGSGLAAQNTGVAATNPPTTGGPAPHGSAANPPLAGISAQASPVTATGPAASGETTTRTAGPKVGSSRVPDVGPGTPVVPSPTDRTPEAVPHPSRATGQPPPRPRTPEWYAARWAADQDAFERRRYRGHFEFQRRTHEENRRLDSAARLRQAADRSYDEARWLVSEGRRLAQAGHRAAAERYFLGARDRERWCHQQRDLAEAVLAGAAAPGVVAVDGADFRRINDDVGDLAYGAVETGDRSALTGDDYPPPIDRSRNYGRPGGLRPPLALHQTDIERQLPREPDGSVRRNADPRVGGWFGLVNDGGPQADPTRGINCIDCTLSMFDTWMHGRPRVAAPRTFDAYLAGDITCPINGERDGIGRVEDITGGRFQRLCQPTEDIQGVERQRAIDTGYRNLHDQLRLGGHGSFAFVINNWEQGGSHIWVALNQNGTILYLDPQTGTVSTTPLYRHHGLPHPHNAVDTEVLVIGSDGRPMPLGGLRRGRFSQRPDLPEYPPVETDQGYGELFLNRMHLLDGPGSVGSGPSVGENPPDQVEPGEPSPLLDQLSPREHSALATLRSRAVAAADEVENALADVGVRVTRRLGLDRPILLRDREFRVKALDSLARKYLDEAQAVGMSVEEFSREVNDVLRFSFSMPSKDWYGDAVQAILAEVGEMGYVVDAKSCKNFWRTGNRFYGFNCTVVSPGGQTFELQLHSDMSREAWMLTHEAYEVLRRSSEPSERRIHAFMRMLLVNRRSGMPDQIPPRLSENFPAKDATFAKWILANGRVWGEYLRRMDHEGRSFSQAVEEFDLTAEDFPISSELLMQLGKNDVDLLRNLPRRRQG; encoded by the coding sequence ATGAGTGTGTTGCCGAGCCCCATCCCGCACCCGCTCGACTACTCGCCCTGGCAGTTGCCCGGCTGGGTCTACGAGGCCCTGGACTGGGTCATCGGTGTCGAGTGGCCGGAGGGCAACGAACGCGCGGTCTGGGAACTCGCGGACCAGTGGTACGCGGTGGCCGCCGCGCTGGCCGGGCCGCGTGCCGACGCCGTTGCCGCCGCTGGTGAGGTGCGTAGCGGGTACGGCGGCGTCGGGGCGGTCGCTGCCGCTTTCGACACCGCCTGGCGTCGGGTGGCGGAGGGCGACGAGGCGCCGTTGCCCGTGCTGCTCGCCGTCAGCACCGAGCTGGGTCGGCTGGTGGAGGAGTGTGGCTGCGACATCGAGGGCGCCAAGCTCGAGGTCTGGATCGAGCTGGGCATCCTGGTGATCGAACTGCTGTCACTGGCCGTCGCGACCGTGCTCACCGCGGGCGCGGCCTCGCCCGCCGCCGGGGCGGCGATCACCGCCACCAGGCTGATCGTGCAGCAGATCTTCAAGCGGCTGATGGCGCAACTGGCCCGCAAGTCGCTCAGGCAGGGGCTGAAGGAGGCCGGCGAGCGGGCGGCGAAGGAGGTCACGAAGGGCGGTGTGCGGGGGTTCAGCCGCCGCGCGGCGCTGAGCGGGGTGTCCGAGGCGGCCGAGGAGAGCGGCATCAACCTCGCCACCCAGGCGTACCAGAACTCGACCGGCCGCCGGCACGGGCTGGACGTGACGGAGCTGGGCACCACGGCGCTCGGCGGTATGGCCGGCGGGGCGGTCGCGCCGCTGGCCGGCCTCGGGCGGCACGCCACCGGCCGGGGCGCCCGGATCGGGGAGCACTTCGGCCGCGAGATGGCCGGCGAGGTGATGGCCGATCAGGCCGCGAGCCTCGCCACCGGCCAAGGGCTGACCTCCGTGGAGGACGCGGCCCGCGCGGCCGCCTCCGGCGTCCGGGGTTCCGCCACCGCGCAGGCCGACGCGGCGTTGCAGGCACGGCTGAACGGCCAGATGAGCGCCCTGGCCGGGATGCCCTCCATCTCGGTGGACAGTGGGGCTCCCACGCAACCCTCGACCCCAATCGCAGGTTCGATGCCGGGTGTGGAGGCGTCCCGCCACGCGCTCTCGACGCCGGACGCGGAGACGCCCCGATCGGTGCCTGCCGTCGGGGTCGACACGCCAGTCGAGGCGAGGGCGGCGACCGCGACGCCAACGTCTTCGGACGCTGGTGCACCCGAGTCCGACAGCCGGATTCCCGAGCAGCGCGTGGCCTCGTCCAGTACGCCGTCTCAGGTTTCCGACTCGGTCTCCGCCGCCCATGCGGTCAGCCCGGCGGTTGAGGGTGTGCCCGCGGAAGCACGAACCGCTCCACCGCCCCCACCCGGCGTCGACCCCGGGAATCGGTCCGTATTCCCGGCGTCGCAAGCCGAGGCGCCCAGGGCTCCGCTCGACCCGACGCTCTCCTCAGTCGCGCCTGCCGCACCTTCGACAGTTGCTCATGCCCCGTCGGTGGTCCCTGGTCCCGTCAACGAATCGGTGCCCGGTTCCGGGCTGGCCGCGCAGAACACCGGCGTCGCGGCAACCAACCCGCCGACGACCGGGGGACCAGCGCCCCACGGTTCAGCAGCGAACCCACCGCTCGCCGGGATCTCGGCGCAGGCGTCCCCGGTCACCGCTACGGGGCCGGCAGCGTCCGGTGAGACGACGACGAGAACCGCAGGGCCGAAGGTGGGCTCATCGCGCGTCCCAGACGTGGGGCCGGGGACGCCTGTGGTCCCGTCACCGACAGACCGGACGCCCGAGGCGGTGCCACACCCGTCAAGAGCCACAGGGCAGCCACCTCCGCGTCCGCGCACGCCGGAGTGGTACGCCGCCAGATGGGCCGCGGACCAGGACGCGTTCGAGCGGCGCCGCTACCGGGGGCACTTCGAGTTCCAGCGCAGGACTCATGAGGAGAACCGCCGTCTGGACAGCGCGGCGCGACTGCGTCAGGCCGCAGATCGGAGCTACGACGAAGCCCGGTGGCTGGTCAGCGAGGGCCGTCGCCTGGCGCAGGCCGGGCATCGCGCTGCCGCCGAGCGCTACTTTCTGGGGGCCCGTGACCGGGAGCGCTGGTGTCACCAGCAGAGGGATCTGGCAGAAGCGGTCCTCGCCGGAGCAGCCGCCCCAGGCGTCGTCGCCGTCGATGGTGCGGACTTCCGCCGGATCAACGACGACGTCGGCGACCTGGCATACGGTGCCGTGGAGACCGGCGACCGCTCGGCCTTGACAGGCGACGACTACCCGCCGCCGATCGACCGGTCCCGGAACTACGGCCGGCCCGGCGGTCTGCGTCCGCCGCTGGCCCTGCACCAGACCGACATCGAACGGCAGTTGCCCCGAGAACCCGACGGGAGCGTCCGGCGCAACGCCGACCCGCGAGTGGGCGGCTGGTTCGGGTTGGTCAACGACGGCGGACCGCAGGCCGACCCGACCCGCGGCATCAACTGCATCGACTGCACCCTGTCGATGTTCGACACCTGGATGCACGGTCGCCCCCGGGTGGCCGCTCCCCGCACCTTCGACGCCTACCTGGCCGGCGACATCACGTGCCCCATCAACGGCGAACGCGACGGCATCGGGCGGGTGGAGGACATCACCGGAGGCCGTTTCCAGCGCCTCTGCCAGCCGACCGAGGACATCCAGGGTGTTGAGCGGCAGCGGGCCATCGACACGGGATACCGCAACCTGCACGACCAGCTTCGCCTCGGCGGCCACGGCAGCTTCGCCTTCGTCATCAACAACTGGGAGCAGGGCGGTTCCCACATCTGGGTCGCCCTCAACCAGAACGGCACCATCCTCTACCTCGACCCGCAGACCGGCACCGTGTCGACGACACCCCTGTACCGGCACCACGGCCTCCCGCATCCGCACAACGCCGTCGACACCGAGGTCCTGGTGATCGGCTCGGACGGCAGACCGATGCCGCTGGGTGGACTGCGGCGGGGGCGGTTCAGCCAGCGACCGGACCTGCCGGAGTACCCACCCGTCGAAACCGACCAGGGTTACGGCGAACTGTTCCTCAACCGCATGCACCTACTGGACGGGCCGGGCTCAGTAGGCTCAGGCCCCTCGGTCGGTGAGAATCCACCCGATCAGGTCGAGCCAGGCGAGCCATCACCGCTACTTGACCAGTTGTCTCCTCGAGAGCACTCTGCCCTGGCCACCCTCCGAAGCCGAGCGGTGGCTGCCGCTGACGAGGTTGAGAACGCGCTTGCGGACGTGGGAGTGCGGGTGACAAGGAGACTGGGATTGGACCGTCCTATCCTCCTGCGAGATCGAGAGTTCAGAGTGAAGGCTCTAGACTCTCTGGCCCGCAAATATCTTGACGAAGCACAAGCGGTCGGGATGTCGGTCGAAGAATTCAGCCGGGAGGTGAACGACGTCCTCAGGTTTTCCTTCTCCATGCCGTCGAAAGATTGGTACGGGGATGCTGTGCAGGCGATCCTCGCGGAGGTTGGCGAGATGGGATATGTTGTCGACGCCAAAAGCTGCAAGAACTTCTGGCGTACGGGCAACCGCTTCTATGGGTTCAACTGCACGGTTGTCTCGCCAGGCGGTCAAACTTTCGAGTTGCAGTTGCACAGTGATATGTCCAGAGAGGCCTGGATGCTGACGCATGAAGCGTACGAGGTTCTGCGTCGGAGTTCTGAGCCCTCTGAGCGACGCATCCATGCGTTCATGCGGATGCTGCTCGTCAACAGGCGATCTGGGATGCCGGACCAGATACCGCCGCGGCTTTCCGAGAATTTTCCGGCCAAAGACGCCACGTTCGCGAAGTGGATACTTGCGAATGGCCGAGTCTGGGGCGAGTACCTGCGCAGGATGGACCATGAGGGGCGTAGCTTTTCGCAGGCCGTTGAGGAGTTTGACCTGACCGCAGAAGACTTTCCAATCTCCAGTGAACTCCTCATGCAACTAGGGAAGAATGATGTTGACCTACTACGTAATCTACCGAGACGACGCCAAGGCTAG
- a CDS encoding SUKH-3 domain-containing protein — MIDRQQAEQLAAVWARRESQRLGHECRPSVDEFELGYVITSTVPIEARTMPGDLPTTVVDKLTGEVTTWPRVPVDVVAQMYRRSRPEGPAVPRTVNPASQLLREIRRLPTPGTAAHLTVEGRLFRAQGAKGDVTLNHHPLVRSYLDGLPPGHLVRGGDRHAELIVVSDVLHDYDHRRAAEGIAPLGMADAEMLLGGARFEVFRVREAGDPYGGRAERACDSCVNFLVHFNALSWADLAFTSQWHPQPQHPHHPGRFPPPVGDALMDAGWEDSEFNPALAAGAIRETCEVAGQRHRHEPFPAAERALTAFPAIVSSRRGPGEQVWISRFTTNPLRSAYSADTLADFAAVLGTRLFPVGSEHGDSIFAVDERGRVFTLDQAGEWFLGEDIDAALTTLLLGRAPTRVRDDGTW; from the coding sequence GTGATCGATCGCCAGCAGGCCGAGCAGCTCGCCGCCGTGTGGGCCCGCCGCGAGTCACAGCGCCTGGGACACGAGTGCCGCCCCAGCGTCGACGAGTTCGAACTCGGCTACGTCATCACGTCCACCGTGCCCATCGAGGCGAGGACGATGCCCGGCGACCTGCCGACCACGGTGGTGGACAAGCTGACCGGCGAGGTGACCACCTGGCCGCGCGTGCCGGTCGACGTGGTCGCGCAGATGTACCGCCGGAGTCGGCCGGAAGGCCCCGCGGTGCCCCGTACGGTCAATCCGGCGAGCCAACTGCTCCGCGAGATCCGCCGGCTGCCGACGCCCGGCACGGCGGCGCACCTGACGGTCGAGGGACGGCTGTTCCGCGCGCAGGGCGCCAAGGGCGACGTCACGTTGAACCACCACCCGCTGGTGCGGTCCTACCTGGACGGATTGCCCCCCGGGCACCTGGTGCGCGGCGGCGACCGGCACGCCGAGCTGATCGTCGTCTCCGACGTCCTGCACGACTACGACCACCGCCGCGCCGCCGAGGGCATCGCGCCGCTCGGCATGGCCGACGCGGAAATGCTGCTGGGCGGCGCCCGCTTCGAGGTCTTCCGGGTGCGGGAGGCGGGTGACCCCTATGGCGGCAGGGCGGAAAGAGCCTGCGACTCGTGCGTCAACTTCCTGGTCCACTTCAACGCGCTGTCCTGGGCGGACCTGGCCTTCACCTCGCAGTGGCACCCGCAGCCGCAGCACCCGCATCATCCGGGGCGCTTCCCGCCCCCGGTGGGCGACGCACTGATGGATGCCGGCTGGGAGGACAGCGAGTTCAACCCCGCTTTGGCCGCCGGGGCGATCCGGGAGACGTGCGAGGTCGCCGGCCAGCGACACCGCCACGAGCCCTTCCCTGCGGCCGAGCGGGCGCTGACCGCCTTCCCCGCGATCGTGAGCAGCCGCCGGGGCCCCGGCGAGCAGGTCTGGATCAGTCGGTTCACGACCAACCCACTCCGGAGCGCGTACTCGGCCGACACACTCGCCGACTTCGCTGCCGTACTCGGGACGAGGCTCTTTCCCGTCGGCTCCGAGCACGGCGACAGCATCTTCGCCGTCGACGAGCGGGGGCGGGTCTTCACGCTGGACCAGGCCGGTGAGTGGTTCCTCGGCGAGGACATCGACGCCGCGCTGACCACCCTGCTGCTCGGCCGGGCGCCAACCCGGGTTCGCGACGACGGCACCTGGTGA